The region CTTTGGCTATTCTATCTACTAGTATGTGACTTCAGGTTAATtattcagctctttttttttggccacatccacagcatgtgggatctctgttccccaactagggattgaacccagccgcTTGCATTggaagtggagtcttaaccactgggccatggGGAAGTCCCAgttatttagctttttaaagcTTCTGATTTTCCAAGTATTCACTGCACAGAAGTcacataaaaatgttaactaaaGAAAATGAGCAAGCCAAGCTTTTCTTTTAAACGAACACAGTTATTCAGTTATCAGCTGGGTAGCCAAAAACTGTACCTgtaggactctttttttttctttcatgttattATGGATAATCAAAATGGTATTATAAAAGAAATCAgtaatttccttcttttgtgaTCTTTTGGCAGtcatttatttctttgatatAATTTGTCTTTATAAGTCTGATTTCTATAAAAATGTAGCCCTGATTTTAAGACAAACAAGTGTCTAGAAATGCTGTTTGTTCTTTGGGCAGTATCCCTTTTTAGAGTAAAAAGAGGCAAACCCCCATTTTGTCAGTAGATGGCACTTCAGTGTAACAGAAAATGCTAACTGGCTTTACTACGTTGTAGAAAGCTATTCTGGATTTGAATTATCCAAATTGTGAATAATGAAGGAGTGGTGTAACTTATCTTTGTTCCCTGAGATGCAGACTGGTGAAATGAGAAGCAGCAAAAAGTGAGACCCAGGTTCCGGGTAGTCTAAATTCTAAGTTGtggttgagtcactcagtcgtgtccaactcttgtgaccccatggactataggccgacaggctcctctgtccatggcatttttcaggccagaaaactggattgggttgccatttcctcctccaggggatcttccagacccagggatcacaagcacatcttctgcattagcaggcagattctttatggctgagtcaccagggaagcccaaggaatagATAGTATTGTATTTTAATTCTTTACAGGAGGGAAACCATGGAAAAACTTTTTGGGGTCCTTCCAAATTTCCAGTTCAAATACAAATTGCAGAGTAGGGGTTTGGTGGTCCTGATGgggaatttaaaaatcactttctatAAGAACACAGGCCAAGTTCTCTGACAGAGTAGAGGGCTGGGTGGCTTCATTTATGCCTCATGGGCATATACCCCCTGGTAGCTCACTACTTGCCCCATAGTCCTTTCCCAGTAGTTCTCAACCTGGGCTACGCCTTAAATTCATCtggggagctttttaaaaatactgatgcctgGGGTAAAGACATAATTGGTTTGAAGTGAGGTCTAGGCATGAATGggctttttaaaagttatccaGATAATTCAATTGTGAAATCAGATTTGAAAATTAGGGTTAGCTCAGGATTGCAATGGctgccctggtggatcagtggtaaaaaaaaatctgcctgcaatgcaggacacctggcttcaattcctggattgggaagatcccctggaggagggcatggcaacccactccagtattcttgcctggagaattccatggacagaggagcctggcaggctacagtccatagggttgcacagagttggacaggactgaagcgactgaggagcagcagcagcaggcttcagttcagttcagtggctcagaagtgtccgactctgcgaccccatgcactgcagcgcgccatgcttccctgtccatcaccaactcccggagtgtgctcaaactcatgtccattaagtcagtgatgccatccagccatctcatcctctgtcatccccttctcctcccgccttcaatctctcccagcatcagggtcttttccaatgagtcagttcttcatgtcaggtggccaaaggattggagtttcagcttcagcatcagtccttccaatgaatattcaggacagatttcttttaggatggactggttggatcctcctgcagtccaagggactctcaagagtcttctccaacaccacagttcaaaagcatcaattcttcggcactccgctttctttatggtctaactctcacatccatacatgactactgggaaaaccatagctttgactaggtggacctttgttggtaaagtaatgtctctgcttttaatatgctatctaggttgatcatagcttttcttccaaggagcaagtgtcttttaatttcatggctgcagtcaccatttgcagagatttgggagcccaaaaatattaagtctctcactgtttccattgtttccccatctatttgccacaaagtgatgggaccagatgccatgatcttagttttttgaatgttgagttttaagcagcaGGCTTGCAAACCCATTATACACTCTGCTGGGTAAAAGCATTGTGTTTTCTGTAGTCACTTATTAAGGCACAGATACTCTGTCAGAAGTAATTAAGAATAATTAAGCTACTTTTCACTCATTAAACTTAGCAGGATTACTTCTCCAAATGCTTTCTAAGAGTCACCTGAATAGAAAAATTCACCAAGTTCACAGTTTTGTCCATGGCTGTCACAGCCCGCTGAGAATCCTTAGGTGATATAGTTACTCCCTAACTTGTTTTGTGACCTTTTACTTTCTGCATATTTTTTTGAGGAGCATGCAGTAATCGAAAATATAGTagagaaattattaaaataacaagaatgttgttgtttagtcactcagtcatgtctgactctttgcaaccccatgaactgcagcacaccaggcttccctgtccttcactatcttccagagtttgctcaaactcatgtccattgaaccagtgataccatccaaccatctcatcttctgtcatccccttctcctcctgccttcaatttttcccagcaatcagggtcttttccaatgatcagttcttcacatcaggtagccaaacactattggagcttcggcttcagcatcagtccttccaatgaatattcagggttgatttcctttaggattgacttatttaatctccttgcagtccaagggactctcaagagtcttctccaacaccacagttcaaaagcatcagttcttcagcattcagccttctttatggtccagctctcatatctgtacatgactactagagaaaccatagcttagactatacagacctttgtcaggaaagtgatgtctctgctttttaatacgctgtccaggtttgtcagagcgtttcttccaaggagcaagcatcttttactttcatggctgcagtcaccatctgcagtgatttgggagcccaagaaaaaaaaacctgttaccatttccattgtttccatgaagtgatgggataggatgccatgatcttggtctTAAAAATGAGAGTCTTGAAATACTGCCCACATGCTCTAGCCTTAGAGCCTCTGTACTGGCCATTGTGTCTAGAACACTCCCACCCCCGCACACCCTGCCCACCACCCTGCAAATTGCATTATGGCTAAATCTGTCAGCTTCTTCCAGTCTTTGCTTAAAGCTTACCTTTACAAGGGGAGTACCCTTTTTAccttattagaaattaaaaccagCTACCCCCACTCTTTACAGTCTTGAACCTGGTAACCctgcttgttttttgttgttagttaAAACACCTAACAATATCTAAATGTTATATAGTTTACTTATATATTATGTTGTCATTCTTTCATTGCTAGAATTTAAGAGCAAGAAGTTTTATCTCTCTATTAGACTGATGTATCCCAAGTGCCTGGTAAAGTACCTGGCACATGGTGAATGCCAAAACATACTTGTTGAATTAAATTGATTGTATATGCATGTTTATTCATTAAGAGAAATTGATTACTTTCAAATCATTCTcaatatagaattttaaatacAGAGTTCAGTTTGAAAAATCACTTTTTGATGTTTTGCACTGGGGATAGTTAACATACCATATACTTTTTAAATCCCTTTTTCaactagaaaaaaatgaacatctgtccatataaaatataattttattcctttctcaTTGATAAGAAAATTTATCATAATGAACAATGACAATAAGTAAATCTAGTGCCACAGGATCCTACAGAACCAGAAGTTGATATATTAATTGTGAGaaatttaataatgataataggGTAGGAAGCCTTTTTTCTACAAAgtgctgaaaagaaaaagaatctgctGATAGGCACGTTTAATAAACAACATAGTATCTTTTTTAGGAGAATAATAGTACTTActcttctatttttattctactttaaaatgtgaaacatgggataaaagttaaataaatagagtCAATTAACATGAACATATTAGTAACAGATTATGCCTTTGGTTAGAGGGGAATAAGCACAGTGGGTTGGGGATAGAAGTAGGGATATTTGGGAAAAGATTATGAAGTGCCAGAGGATGCGGATATATGTGTGTTTGCGCGTGAGAGAAAGAGAATAGAAGAAACAACTGGAAACACAAAGACCAACACAAACTgactcacacactcacagacagGCCCACAGAAAATGGAGCAGCACCCCGCAGCACTGAGAAAAGCATGCGGCTCCTAAACACGTAATTCAAAATAAATGCAATGTTAGATTGCAAGGTTTTGATTTTTCCCTTATGTACTATtccaatgcttttaaaaatataaatgtcttACTACATTTCCCCGCTCAGTTTTTTTGGGGTCCTCGCTTTGCTAGTGGTTAAACACATGCCTTGCTTCCCAAATGGTGCagtggaatctgcctgccagtgcggaagATGCAACAGACAcgagttccatccttgggtcgggaagatcccctgtagcgaaacggcaacccgctccaatattcttgcctggaaaattccatggacagaggaacctggcagctacagtccatggggtcgtagagtcagacaggactaagcatgCACCCCCTTAAGCACATGCCTAGTGGGCCTGCTGCTGGATCCAGGCCATAGTTTAGAAAACCAGAACACATTTTTACAAGCAATAGCCCCCTGTGATGTTCGTTAGCATACTTCCCTGAAGCTGCAGTTGCTTCTAATACAGATCTCCTGTTGGCATCTTGTCCCACAGGCAAGGTAAGTTAGTGTAGGAGTCAGCTTGAGGGCTGGAGATTCCAAACCCTTGTTTAAAACTTCTGCCTCTGAACTCTTGGATAGCTTTAATTAGATAAATTACGTTTACTTGgactacttttctttcttttataatgtATTTAGTTGGCCCCATCTTTGGAAGACTTCTCTGGTAAGTTCCATAGATGATAAACTCACTTACCGCAGAGGTATAGACAGGAGTAGGTtctgctccaaggccaaattggaGAGCTGGGAACACTTCTGCAGGGCTCCAGCTTCAAACAAGCTGACAATGTTGTTGTCCAGAAACAAGTGTTTCAAATCTCGGAGGTCCCGGAACTCTTGCGCCGTAACTTTCCGAATCAGATTATTGCTGATATCCAGCTTTTGTAGCCGGGCTGGTAGTCGGAGGGGCAACGTCTGAAGTTGGTTTTGGGACACCTCAAGGGTGGTTAAATTGGCAAGGAGCTGTGCCCCCTCGATGGAAGAGAGTGAGTTTTCTGACAGGTAAAGGTGGGAAAGATTCTCTAAGTGTTTCATATCTCGAAACCTCACCGCTTTGAGCCGGTTTCTCTCCATTTTTAAAGAGAGCAAAGATTTGGGGAGGTTAATAGGAATTTTAGTCAGAAAGTTACTACTGAAACTGAGAAATTGCAGAGACTGAAGGGAAGTGAAGAAGCTAGCTGGTATGAGATGTAGCTTGTTATTCTCCATGCTCAGATGTTTCAGATGGGGAAGTGCCAGCGGTCCCTCCACATTCTCGATGTTGTTGGCGTCTAACATCAAGCTTTGCAGACTGACAAGGGAGGAGAGCATATTGGGAGAGACAGAAGAGATCAGATTGTTTTTCAGTTCaaggatttttaatttcttcagtccTTCAAAATCAGATCCGTGAAGGACATATATTGAATTATCATTTAGTTTTAACACTTCAAGACTGGCCGGGAGAGCACGGGGGACCCGTCTTAACTTATTTTTCCAAAGTTCCAAGGTCTTCAAAGTACTCAGAGTTTTGAAAGTGTCGTTTTCTACTGACTCTGTTCCACTGGCCAGCAGAAGAAAATCTTCTAGAGCTAACATTTGGGTAAAGTTAgatagctattaaaaaaaaaaaaaaaaaaaaaaagaaaagaaagggtggggaagagaggagaaaagcagtaaattaggattgttatttttaaaaatgcatatatgttATCATTCAATACTAATGATACTTCAGCTTTTTCCTTCaggatctattttattttttttaccagaattacttaaaacttgttttaattggaggaaagttgctttacaatattgtattggttttgctatacaacaacacaaatcagtaataattatatacatatatgtatatatacccttccctctggaacctctctccccacccctttcCCCCCCTCAAGGTCATCAGAGCACGGGCTGGGCTCCATGTGGTTTTAAATTATCTCTTGGAAAAGGATAGAAACTCAGGTCCTGACCGTTTTTATTCACAGCTGCTAGCAGTGTAAGAggtctaaaatattttaagaactttCATACACTATTGGAAGACATAAAATTGGCCAACTTTTGCTGTGTATTCTTTGACCCAGCAAGTTTACTTGTAGGTAGAAGTGCTTACAAATTGCACAATGATGTGTGCGACAAGATCAACAGGATGTTCTTTGTTGCATCATCTTGTAACAGCCAAAAAGGAAACAATCTGGAAATTTCACCAAGCTGTTAATTAGAGTTGCTAACTCTTAGGGGGTAAGGTTATAGGGAATTTTCATTATCTATCTACATTTCGCATTGTTTAgatgtttaacattttttaattacatttaaacaattttaagcattaaaagtaaaaaaaaaattaatgtcctAGATACTGCTATCAGTTGGATGGGCCTATCAGAAAGACATTTTCAAGTATATTATAGTTTGGAAAACTAGTCTCCTTGTTCCCACTCCccaatttttgtttcattgatgaAAAAGATTCATGAAGAAACAAATAGGATACATGTGTCTCCATGTCAGTAGAGCAAGGAGTCCATTCATGCATATACCCCAGACCTAATGCAAATCCTCTCCTCAGTTTTAGGACTCTGATACACTTTCTCCATGGTTTGCAAGTTCAAGCACCCCTATCTTTCCACATACCCTCCAAACTCCTAGCTTGACATCTGGTCTTTTTTAGGATGATGtaatttttggtatttgtttctCAGAGTAAAATCATGTTTAGGTAAACGAAGAATTGTTCCAGATTTTCCTCAGCTTGATAAATCTTCACAAAATTTTCAACCTGATTTAGAATTCAGGTAAGCTGGAATTTTCAATGCACAATTTTATGTCTTACTGTCTACAGCTTATAAATGTTGATTTAATTGTGCAGTTGAACCCTTTTCTAATACCAGTATATGGTTAATACCTTCAAAGTGGGTTAATTCTGCAGCACATATTTGTTATATATGATTATACTATAGGAAGACCTGTGATGTGAATTATGGTAtatttcactgcagatggtgactgcagccatgaaattaaaagacacttactccttggaaggaaagttatgaccaacctagatagcatattgaaaagcagagacattactttgccaacaaaggtccatctagtcaaggctatggtttttccagtggtcatgtatggatgtgagagttggactgtgaagaaagctgagtgccaaagaattgatgcttttgagctgtggtgttggagaagactcctgagagtcccttggactgcaaggagatccaaccagtccattctgaaggatatcagccctgggatttctttggaaggaatgatgctgaagctgaaactccagtactttggccacctcatgggaagagttgactcattggaaaagaccctgatgctgggagggattgggggcaggaggaaaaggggacaacagaggatgagatagctggttggcatcaccgactcaatggacgtgagtctgagtgaactccgggagatggtcatggacagggagacctggtgtgctgtgattcatggggtcgcaaagagttggacacgactgagcgactgaactgaactgaaagaatcgCCTAAAATGGTACATTAGTTGAAGAATCTCATGTTAAAAATtcagtaaacaaatatttttaatcataaaattttTGGCAGCTGCCTTGGCTTATATATTGCTGCTAACATTTGATATTTTCTTAATGATTAATCAGATGCATTAATTAGTCCTAGTCCCAAgaacaatactttttttttttgcatttgttgagCATCTACAAGTTCCATGTGCTTTTTTATATGTTATCATTAGTTCTCCTTATAACCCTGCAAGTTTGAATTTCAACAAGGTCTACAGAATTCCAAAGCCCTTTCTTCCTCAACTCATCATTTTCTAATACATTTTCTGCTGCCTGTGGTCTATAACTAATGTTTTTCAAATGAGACACAAGATCTGGACACAGATCatatttttagaaaagcagaaattTTAGAGATTATATAGTATAGATCTTCCATATAAGGGATGGTTTAaggtggaatcaaaattgccaggagaaatatcaataacctaagatatgcagatgacacccccttaaggcagaaagtgaagaattaaagaccctcttgatgaaagtgaaagaggagagtgaaaaagttggcttaaaactcaacattcagaaaaccaagatcatggcagccagtcccatcacttcatggcaaatagatggggaaacaatggaaacagtgacaggttttattttcttgggctgcaaaatcactgcagaaggtgactgtagccatgaaattaaaagatacttgctccttggaagaaaagctatgaccaacctagacagcatattaaaaagcagagacattactttaccaacaaaggtccatctagtcaaagctacggtttttccagtggtcatgtatggatgtgagagttcgactataaacaaagctgagtgctgaagaattgatgcttttgaactgtggtgttagagaggattcttgagattcccttggactgcaagaggaacaaaccagtcaatcctaaaggaaatcaatcctacatattcattggaaggactgatgctgaagctgaaactccaatcctttggccacctgatgtgaagaactggctcactggaaaagaccctgatgctgagaaagatcgagggcagggggagaaggggatgacagaagatgagatggtcatgagtttgagcaagctccagaagttggtggaaagggaagcttggtgtgttgcagtccatgaggttgcaaagattcggacacgactgagtgactgaactgaactgaactgaatgaggccaaaaaataaaaatgaaataaacgaCCTGTCCGAGACTCAGGGTGTTTAATCTATTCTTCATTTTAAAGTGCCTTTTTCTAGGCTTTCTTTCATATAAAGTCACaaatgactctacacatagatTTGCACCTCTGGGACTGTTGATCTCCtgaaaaaagaccttgatgttgcaAATGCTTCCACTTCTATCTGTGTGATGACAAACCCTAAAAAGACTGCTGACTATGCAGCCAGTCTCAGAGATGACGTGAATCTGAATGGACAGTTTCTTTGAGGACAAAGTGTGGTGTGGGAGCTTCAATTtgtctccatttttatttataaagtatATAGTCGAGCCTACATAGTAAATACCAGTTATATTCTTAACTGAATCCAGGGAATAGTCATTTTGTGTTAATAAGCATAGAGAACTTTTTCCCTTTATCAGGTGAATGCAGATTACTTTTGCCAAAGccaaaacaacatccagttgtggatgtggctggtgatggaaataaagtctgatgctgtaaagaacaatattgcataggaacctggaatgttaggtccatgaatcaaggaaaattggaagtggtcaaacaggagacggcaagaatgagcattaacattttaggaatcagcgaactgaaatagactggaatgggtgaatttaactcatatgaccattatatctactactatgggcaagaatcccttagaagaaatggagtagccatcatagttaacaaaagagtgcaaaatgcagtacttggatacagtctcaaaaatgacaaaattatctgTTTGTTtgcaaggcaaatcattcaaaatcacagtaatccaagtctatgtctcgaccagtaatgctgaagaagctgaagttgaacagttctatgaagacctacaagaccttctagaactaacacgcaaaaaacatgtcctcttcattatagggaactgaaatgcaaaagtaggaagtcaagagctacctggagtaacaggaaaatttgcccttggagtacaaaatgacgcaggtcaaaggctaacagagttttgccaagagaacgcactggtcatagtaaacaccctcttccaacaacacaagagaagactctacatatggacatcaccagatggtcaataccgaaagcaggttggttatattctttgcagccaaagatggagaagctctatatagtcagcaaaatcaagacagAGAGctattgtggctcagatcatgaactgcttattgccaaattcagacttaaattgaagcaagtagggaaaaccactagaccattaaagtatgacctaaatcaaatcccttacaattatacaatgtaagtgacaaacagattcaatgcattagatctgatagacaaagtgcctgaagaactgtggatggaggttcgtgacattttacaggaggcagtgatcaagaccatccccagaaaaagaaatgcaaaaaggcaaaatggttgtctgaggagggcttgagtatctgagaaaagaagagaagcaaaaggcaaaggagtaaaggaaagagataccgatttgaatgccgagttccaaagaatagcaaggagggataagaaagccttccttggtgatcaatgtaaagaaatagaggaaagcaatagaatggaaaagagcagagatctcttcaagaaaattagagataccaagggaacatttcatgcaaagcagagcacaataaaggacagaaatggtatggacctaacagaagcagaagatattaagaagaggtggtaagaatacacagaagaactaaacaaaaaagatcttcatgacccagataactacaatggtgtgatcactcacctagagccagacatccctagaatgtgaagtcaagtgggccttaggaagcatcacttcaaacaaagctagtggaggtgatggaattccagttgagctatttcaaatcctaaaggatgatgctgtgaatgtgctgaactcaatatgccagcaaatttggaaaactcagcagtggccacaggactggaaaaggtcagttttcatttcaatcccaaagaaaggcaatgccaaagaatgctcagactaccacacaattgcactcgtctcacacactagcaaagtaatgctcaaaattctccaagccaggtttcaacagtacgtgaactgtgaacttccagatgttcaaactggatttagaaaaggcagagaaaccagagatcaaattgccaacatccgttgtctcatcaaaaaagcaagagagttccagaaatacatctactgctttttgactatgacaaagcctttgactgtgtggatcacaacaaactgtggaaaattcttcaagagatgtgaataccagaccacctgacctgcctcctgagaaatttgtatgcaggtcaagaagcaacaattagaattggacatggaacaacagactggttctaaattgggaaaggagtacgttaaggctgtatattgtcaccctgcttatttaacttctgtgcagagtacatcatgagaaatgctggactggatgacgcacaagctggaatcaagatttccgggagaaatatcaagaacctcagatatgcagatgacacacccttttggcagaaagtgaagaactaaagagccgcttggtgaaagtgaaagaggagagtgaaaaagttggcttaaaactcaacattcagaaaactaagatcatggcttctggtcccaccatttcatggcaaatagatggggaaataatggaaacagtgagagactttattttggggggctccacaatcactgcagatggtgattgcagccatgaaattaaaagacgcttgctccttggaagaaaagctatgaccaactcatacagcatattaaaaagcagagacattactttaccagcaaaggtccgtctagtcaaagctatggtttttccagtggtcaggtatggatgggagagttggactgtaaagaaaaccgaacactgaagaattgatgcttttgaactgtggtgttggagaagactcttgagagtcccttggatagcaagatccaacaagtcaatcctaaaggaaatcagccctgaatattcattggaaggactgatgctgaagctgaaactccaatactttggccacctgatgcaaagaactgattcacttgaaaagaccctgatgctgagacagattgagggcaggaggagaaggggacggcagaggatgagatggttggatggcatcaccaatgcaatggatgtgagtttgagcaagctccgggagctgttgatggacagggaagcgtggcgtgctgcaatccagtGGTCGCAAAgagagggacacgactgagcgactgaactgaactgattattggTTAAAATGGCC is a window of Capra hircus breed San Clemente chromosome 9, ASM170441v1, whole genome shotgun sequence DNA encoding:
- the LOC102170698 gene encoding nephrocan, with product MCLLYTFLALLSLCYGFDPRCPGRCSCDSEQSVQCYRLMEVPSGIPSTTRKLYISHSKIQHLQLSNFTQMLALEDFLLLASGTESVENDTFKTLSTLKTLELWKNKLRRVPRALPASLEVLKLNDNSIYVLHGSDFEGLKKLKILELKNNLISSVSPNMLSSLVSLQSLMLDANNIENVEGPLALPHLKHLSMENNKLHLIPASFFTSLQSLQFLSFSSNFLTKIPINLPKSLLSLKMERNRLKAVRFRDMKHLENLSHLYLSENSLSSIEGAQLLANLTTLEVSQNQLQTLPLRLPARLQKLDISNNLIRKVTAQEFRDLRDLKHLFLDNNIVSLFEAGALQKCSQLSNLALEQNLLLSIPLRLPGTLARLDLKGNAIQDIAEREVKDLKQLQVLNLRNNKLSALDLKALEVLPRLRHLYLDGNPWNCTCSLLRAREVLKAKGTDVRGGQCVAPAERQGESWMSSKKIMKQCEHHLHLTEKSKETKKKPKLEEHASIRINVDDDYYDYEID